The following DNA comes from Nocardia sp. XZ_19_385.
AGTCGTAGAAGGGCACGATGGCGGTGCCCATGGGATGACAGAGAATGTATTTGCTGCCGATCAGCAACTGGCCGAGCGGGTCTACATTCTCGCGGATCAGCTGACGGAACTCCGGGTACTCGTTGGCCATCCCAGCCAAGACACCGGTCAGCAGCCCGGTGTAGAGGCCGCGATTGTTGTGCCGCAAGGCTTCCGCGTAGTCCGCGGCCGCGACGCCACCTGCCGCGATGCCCACGATATTGAGCTCCGGCGCGTAATCCTGGGCGATCTCCGCGGCGAACGAACTGGGCACGGTGCCACCCGAATATCCCCACAGCGCCGTTGGGGTTTCCACCCCCGACAGTTGCGCGGGCTCGAAACTCTGTACCGCGCGAATACCGTCGAGCGTGGTCTGCGCGTTGAGCTTCGAGGTGCCGTACGAGGAATTCGGACCTTCGTAATCGGGCAGTGCGACGGTCCAGCCCTGGCCGATGCCCGCGGCGATGGGGATGAGAACTTCCGCCGCGTTCACGTAATCGGCCGGAATCGATCCGGCTTGAATGACATAGGACGGGGCGCAATACTGCGCGGCGCTATCTTCGGCGATCTGATACGACAGCAATTTCCGCCCACCGTCGGGACGCGCGCCCCGCGGTTTCAGCACCGTCGTCACGGTGGCGATGGCCTCGCCGAAGCTGTTGGTGGTGCGGTACAGCAGCTGCCAGGCATCCACGTTCAGGTGCGCGATACCGAAGAACGCGGGCGCGATCGCCCGCACCCGCAGCACCTGTCCGGGTGCCGCCGCGGCGACGATTCCCGCAGGTGGAGCATAGAATTCGTCGAGTTCGGGCGGCAGCGTGAGCGCGGGCACCGGCTCGATCCGGATACCGGACGTGTCGGCGGCGGCGGTGAGCTGGGCCGACATCGACACCAGGATTCCTGCGGCCGTCGCGACGGCGGCGAGGCGAATACCACCCCATCGTGCTCTCATCGAATTTCTCTTTCCTGTGCACAGCGCTGGACCGCTACACCGTCCCAGACACGAGTGCCGCAGGTCACCGTTCGTACGACAAGGATTCGAGTGCCGAGTTTGTGCATTCGACGGGATCGACCCGTTCTCATCCGGCTATTGCGCGACGATGTTTGTCTGTGCGAACAATGTCGGATGACATCGCCACCGGAATCCGCCATCGGCGCAGAGTTCGCCGACTTCCTGCGGACCCTGCTGCCCGAGATGGTCCGGGAAACCCTGTCCGGGGTTTTCCGCCAGGTCCCCGACTATCAGGATCTGCCCGCGGACCTGATCGGCATCGAATTGCCGCAGGCCACCGAGGCGAATCTGCGCCTGTTCCTGAACTCGGTGATCGAGGGGCGGGTACCGCGCGAGGAGGACGTCACCGAGCTGATCGAGATCGCGGTGCACCGGGCCCGGGCGGGGGTGCCGCTGGACACGGTGCTGTCGGTCTATCACCACGGTGCCGCGGCTGCTTGGAATTCGGTTGCCGCCCTGGCGAATACGCCCGAACAACGCGATCAGCTCCTGGCCTTGGTGCCGTATGTGCTGGGCTATCTCGGCGCGGTGACGCCCGGTGTGGCGGGTGCCTATCTGCGCGAACGCCAAGACCTGCACTGGGAGCAACGCGAGGCCAAACGTGCTGTCGCGCAGGCGCTCGTGCACGGCAAGCCCGCCGACCTGCTGGCGGAGCGGTTCGGAATCTTCCTCGATGGCGGCTTCCAGGTGCTGGTGTTCCGGCTCGCCGAACCGGAAGGCAAGCCGACCGGGGCCGGGCGTCCGGTACTGCGACTCGCGCACACCGAGATCGAAGCGCTGTCACCGCGCGCGTTGAGCACCATGGAACGCTCCGGTGGCGTGGTGCTCATTCCCGCCGCCGATGCCGAAACCCCGGGCAAGCTGGATACTTTCGTCGCCCGGATGGCGACGGGCACGGGCCTGCGCACCGTCGCGGGTCATGCGGTCGCGGCGAGCCCGGCGCAGGTCTGCGCGGCCGCCGAGGAAGCCGGCGAGATCGTCCGGCTGGCCGACCGCCTGCACCGGCCCACCGGGGTCTATCGCATGGCGGACCTGGCCCTGCAGTACCAGCTGGCCCGCCCCGGTCCCGCCCGGTCCTGGCTGCTGTCGCTCCTGGATCCGCTGGCCGAGCACCAGCATCTCCTCGATACCTTGCGCGCCCTGATGCGGCACGGATACAACCGGCAGGAGGCGGCGGATTCGCTGGTGGTGCACCGCAATACGCTCAACTATCGGCTCAACCGGATCAGCACCCTCACCGGCTACGATCCGGGCCGCCCGGACCACGCGCAGCTGTTCGCCGCAGCCCTGACGGCCAGCGATATCGACGCCTCCGAGTAGCCGCCGCCTGACACGGTGGAACACAATCTGATTACTTCTGTCTGGGCCAGAGTGCCCCAGGCCGATACCATCTACTGATGGTGGCAACGACCGATATCGAGACCGCTGAGGGAATTGTGCGGGGTCGGCGCGGCCGCCGTGTTCTGCGCTGGCGGGCCCTGCCCTACGCCGCACCGCCGGTGGGCGAGTGGCGTTTTCGAGCGCCACAACCGGTGCAGCCGTGGACCGGCGTGCGGGATGCGACGGAATTCGGCTTCGCCGCCATGCAGCATCGGGCGGGCGCGCGCATCGGCCCGCGCCAATACCAGCCGACCAGCGAAGACTCGCTGACGCTGAATGTCACCGCGCCCGTGGCGTCTTCGTCGAAGCCGCGTCCGGTCATGGTGTTCATCCACGGCGGCGGATACCTGATGGGCACCTCGGCGCTGGGCTTGTATTCCGGTGCGCGCCTGGCACTGCGCGGCGATGTGATCGTGGTGTCGATCAACTATCGACTAGGCGCGTTCGGATATGTCGACTTCAGCGAGTTCGCCACGGCCGAACGGCCTTTCGAGTCGAACCTCGGACTCCGCGATCAGGTCGCCGCGCTGCAGTGGGTGCGGCGCAATATCGCGGCCTTCGGCGGCGATCCGGAGAACGTCACCGTCTTCGGCGAATCCGCGGGCGCCCATGCGGTACTCGCCCTGTTCGCCACTCCGGCCGCGAAAGGCCTGTTCCACCGCGGTATTTCGCAGAGTCCGCCCGCTGACTGGGCGATGACCGCCGAGGACGCGCGCGCCTTCGCCCGGCGCTGCCTGAGCGCGCTGGGCGCCGATCCCGCCGACGCCGTCCGGGCCCTGAACGAGTCCTCCGCGAACGACATCCGAAAGGCGGTCGCCCGCGTCATCGGGCAGGTACTGCAGGAGCACCCCGGATTGTTCGCCGCGTCCCCGGTCATCGACGGAGACTTCCTGCCCCAGTCGCCGATCGACGCGTTCGCCGACGGCACCGCGCACCGGCTGCCGCTCATCATCGGCACCTGTCGCGACGAGGGCACGCTGTTCGCGCGATTCGCCGACGGCCTGCCCACTACCCCGAAGCGATTGCACGCCGTGTTCACGCGCGCGGGCGACGATGTCGAATCCCGCGTCACCGCAGCGTATCCGGGCTATCCACAGGACCGGGTGGCCGTGCGAATGGGCGGCGACTACGTCTTCTGGCGGCCCTCGGTCACCGTCATGGAGTCCCACAGCCAATACGCGCCCACCTACGCCTACCGCTACGATTTCGCGCCGCGCGCACTGCAACTCGCAAAAGTCGGCGCTACGCACGCCACCGACCTGATCCCGGTATTCGGCGCCACCGACGGCCCCATCGGACGAGCCTTCACCGCAACGGGCGGCCGGCACGGATTGCAGGCGGTGACCCGCCAATTCCAGGACAACTGGCTGGCATTCGCTCGCACCGGAGCACCGCTGCCCTCTTGGCCCGCCTACACCGAAGAGCGCCGCACCACGCTGATCATCGATGATCCGACCCGCCTGGAGCACGATCCGGAGCAGGCGAAACGCATCGCCTGGCAGGGGATTCGTGCGTCGACACTCACTTGAGCAAGCGGGACATGCGGCGGTCGGCGAGGACCTTGCCGCCGGTCTGACAGGTAGGGCAGTACTGAAAGGACCGTTCCGCGTAGGAGACTTCGCGGACGGTGTCGCCACAGACCGGGCACGGCAGACCGGTACGAGCGTGAACTCGCATGCCGGAACGCTTTTCGCCCTTCAAGCGCGCCGCGGCCTGGCCCACGGAGCGCTCGACCGCATCGGTGAGCACCCCCCGCATGGCGGCGTACAGCTCCGAAACCTTCTGGGCAGGCATGGTTTTGGTGCTGGCGAACGGTGACACCTTGGCGGTGTGCAGGATCTCGTCGGAATAGGCGTTGCCGATCCCGGCGATCAAGGTCTGGTCGACGATGGCCGTCTTGATCCGCTGCGACGCTCCGCGCAGGATCTCGGTGAACTGTTCCTCGGTGACCTCGAGCGCGTCCGGCCCGAGCCGCGCGATGCCGGGCACCAGCTTCGGATCCTCGACGATGTAGACCGCCAGCCGCTTCTTGGTCCCCGCCTCGGTCAGGTCGAAGGCCGGGGTCGCGCCTTCGGGGTCGAAGAAGTGCACCCGCAACGCCAGCGGGCTCTTCCCGCCCGGCTTCGGCGGCGTCTGACTCGGCTCGTCGAGCCAGCGCAGCCAGCCGCCCCGGGACAGGTGCGTGATCAACCACAGGCCGCCGCAATCCATCCCCAGGAACTTCCCCCAGCGGCCCGCGCCGGTGACATCGCGCCCCGACAGCGCCGTCACGGGCGGGTCGAAGGTCTTCACCGCACTCAGCGCCGCCACATCGACACGCCCCACCACCGCGCCGACCGCATGCTCCCGCAGGAACTGCGCCAACGCCTCTACTTCCGGCAGTTCGGGCACGTGTCACAGGTTACCCGGAGGCACCGACAAAGGCCTGGTGATCAGCCTCGCCGCAGCTGGTAGACGTCCATGATCCAGCCCTTTTCGGCGCGCAGCCGGGTGCGGGTGGCCACGATCTCCCGCTCGACCGACCGCAGCTGGCCCTCGATCAGGATCTCGTCGGGCATCCCCAGGTACGCGCCCCACCAGATGTGGATGTCGTCGCCGGGCACCTCGGTGAACGAGCACTCGCCGTCGAGCATGACCACCGCGGAACTGCCGAGACCTTCCTCGCGCAGCCGCCGGCCGGTGGTGATGTGGACCGGTTCGCCGATGCGATGCAGCACCACGCGGTGCCGGGCGGCGAGAGCCTGCACGCTCGTGACGCCCGGGATCACCTCGTAGTCGAAGGAGCCGCCACCCGCCAGCACCCGCTCCACCATGCGCAACGTGCTGTCGTAGAGCGACGGGTCACCCCACACGAGCAGGCCGCCGACGCCCTCGACCTGGTCGAAGGCCGCCCGGAGCAGGGCGGCGCGGCGGTCGTGCCAATCTTCGACCACCCCTTGGTAATCGGCGGGCGTGCGGTCGCGCGGCGGGTCCGGGATTTCCACGATCCGGTACGGGCGATCCATATGCTCGGACAGGATCGCGGTGCGCACGTCGAGCAGTTCCTGCTTCTCCGCGCCCTTACCGATGACGAAGAACACCTCGACCTGGCGCATGGCCTTGATGGCCTGCACGGTTACCTGGTCGGGGTCGCCCGCACCGATGCCGATCACGTAGAGCTTGCGCATGTGCGGAGAGCTTTCCATGTGGCCCGCCCACTAAGCTCGTCACCCGTGGCGACCACCGATACGCAGTACGAGGATCTGCTCCGGCTGGTGCTGGAGTCCGGGACCGCGAAGGCGGACCGCACCGGGACCGGCACCCGCAGCGTGTTCGGACACCAGTTGCGATATGACCTGTCGCAAGGATTCCCGCTGGTCACCACCAAGAAAGTGCATCTGAAGTCGATCGTCTACGAGTTGCTGTGGTTCCTGCGCGGCGAC
Coding sequences within:
- a CDS encoding lipase family protein; its protein translation is MRARWGGIRLAAVATAAGILVSMSAQLTAAADTSGIRIEPVPALTLPPELDEFYAPPAGIVAAAAPGQVLRVRAIAPAFFGIAHLNVDAWQLLYRTTNSFGEAIATVTTVLKPRGARPDGGRKLLSYQIAEDSAAQYCAPSYVIQAGSIPADYVNAAEVLIPIAAGIGQGWTVALPDYEGPNSSYGTSKLNAQTTLDGIRAVQSFEPAQLSGVETPTALWGYSGGTVPSSFAAEIAQDYAPELNIVGIAAGGVAAADYAEALRHNNRGLYTGLLTGVLAGMANEYPEFRQLIRENVDPLGQLLIGSKYILCHPMGTAIVPFYDFFAAFRGGDPLSHPVVQRIIAENSLGQRTPSAPVYIYHAQNDEILPGAGVDRLVNKYCAEGAPSVTYVRELLAEHISGVLTHLPGAFHWLRDRLNGVPAEPGCAITSPTTIVTDPEFSQGLSELVPTALQAIVGQAIGANR
- a CDS encoding CdaR family transcriptional regulator — translated: MTSPPESAIGAEFADFLRTLLPEMVRETLSGVFRQVPDYQDLPADLIGIELPQATEANLRLFLNSVIEGRVPREEDVTELIEIAVHRARAGVPLDTVLSVYHHGAAAAWNSVAALANTPEQRDQLLALVPYVLGYLGAVTPGVAGAYLRERQDLHWEQREAKRAVAQALVHGKPADLLAERFGIFLDGGFQVLVFRLAEPEGKPTGAGRPVLRLAHTEIEALSPRALSTMERSGGVVLIPAADAETPGKLDTFVARMATGTGLRTVAGHAVAASPAQVCAAAEEAGEIVRLADRLHRPTGVYRMADLALQYQLARPGPARSWLLSLLDPLAEHQHLLDTLRALMRHGYNRQEAADSLVVHRNTLNYRLNRISTLTGYDPGRPDHAQLFAAALTASDIDASE
- a CDS encoding carboxylesterase/lipase family protein, with the translated sequence MVATTDIETAEGIVRGRRGRRVLRWRALPYAAPPVGEWRFRAPQPVQPWTGVRDATEFGFAAMQHRAGARIGPRQYQPTSEDSLTLNVTAPVASSSKPRPVMVFIHGGGYLMGTSALGLYSGARLALRGDVIVVSINYRLGAFGYVDFSEFATAERPFESNLGLRDQVAALQWVRRNIAAFGGDPENVTVFGESAGAHAVLALFATPAAKGLFHRGISQSPPADWAMTAEDARAFARRCLSALGADPADAVRALNESSANDIRKAVARVIGQVLQEHPGLFAASPVIDGDFLPQSPIDAFADGTAHRLPLIIGTCRDEGTLFARFADGLPTTPKRLHAVFTRAGDDVESRVTAAYPGYPQDRVAVRMGGDYVFWRPSVTVMESHSQYAPTYAYRYDFAPRALQLAKVGATHATDLIPVFGATDGPIGRAFTATGGRHGLQAVTRQFQDNWLAFARTGAPLPSWPAYTEERRTTLIIDDPTRLEHDPEQAKRIAWQGIRASTLT
- a CDS encoding Fpg/Nei family DNA glycosylase — protein: MPELPEVEALAQFLREHAVGAVVGRVDVAALSAVKTFDPPVTALSGRDVTGAGRWGKFLGMDCGGLWLITHLSRGGWLRWLDEPSQTPPKPGGKSPLALRVHFFDPEGATPAFDLTEAGTKKRLAVYIVEDPKLVPGIARLGPDALEVTEEQFTEILRGASQRIKTAIVDQTLIAGIGNAYSDEILHTAKVSPFASTKTMPAQKVSELYAAMRGVLTDAVERSVGQAAARLKGEKRSGMRVHARTGLPCPVCGDTVREVSYAERSFQYCPTCQTGGKVLADRRMSRLLK
- the cobF gene encoding precorrin-6A synthase (deacetylating), whose translation is MRKLYVIGIGAGDPDQVTVQAIKAMRQVEVFFVIGKGAEKQELLDVRTAILSEHMDRPYRIVEIPDPPRDRTPADYQGVVEDWHDRRAALLRAAFDQVEGVGGLLVWGDPSLYDSTLRMVERVLAGGGSFDYEVIPGVTSVQALAARHRVVLHRIGEPVHITTGRRLREEGLGSSAVVMLDGECSFTEVPGDDIHIWWGAYLGMPDEILIEGQLRSVEREIVATRTRLRAEKGWIMDVYQLRRG